Proteins found in one Pieris napi chromosome 11, ilPieNapi1.2, whole genome shotgun sequence genomic segment:
- the LOC125053825 gene encoding V-type proton ATPase subunit E has translation MALSDADVQKQIKHMMAFIEQEANEKAEEIDAKAEEEFNIEKGRLVQQQRLKIMEYYEKKEKQVELQKKIQSSNMLNQARLKVLKIREDHVRSVLDEARKRLAEVPNDTKLYSDLLVTLMVQALFQLVEPAVTIRVRQADKALVESLFAKAQQDYKEKIKKDVQLKLDADNFLSPDTCGGIELIAAKGRIKISNTLESRMELIAQQLLPEIRTALFGRNPNRKFSD, from the exons ATGGCGCTCAGCGATGCAGATGTTCAAAAACAg ATCAAGCACATGATGGCCTTCATCGAACAAGAGGCCAATGAAAAGGCCGAAGAAATCGATGCTAAGGCCGAGGAGGAGTTCAACATTGAAAAGGGCCGTTTGGTCCAACAGCAAAGGTTGAAGATCATGGAATACTATGAGAAGAAGGAGAAACAAGTTGAACTCCAAAAGAAAAT CCAGTCATCAAACATGCTGAACCAAGCTCGTCTGAAGGTACTTAAAATACGTGAAGACCATGTACGCAGTGTACTGGACGAGGCCCGCAAACGCCTGGCTGAAGTTCCCAATGACACCAAGCTGTACTCAGACCTTCTTGTCACACTCATGGTTCAGGCTCTATTCcaa CTTGTTGAACCAGCCGTGACTATCCGTGTAAGACAAGCAGACAAGGCCCTTGTAGAATCCCTCTTTGCCAAAGCCCAGCAGGACTACAAGGAAAAAATCAAGAAGGATGTACAGTTGAAGCTTGATGCAGACAACTTCCTATCACCTGACACCTGTGGTGGAATTGAACTTATTGCTGCTAAGGGTCGCATCAAG atttcCAACACTTTGGAGTCCCGGATGGAGCTGATCGCTCAGCAGCTGCTGCCGGAGATCCGTACCGCTCTGTTCGGACGCAACCCTAACCGTAAATTCTCCGACTAG
- the LOC125054151 gene encoding pseudouridine-5'-phosphatase-like produces the protein MDVKPVTHVLFDMDGLLLNTEDLYTKLFQNIVSKYGKEYTFDVKLKIMGTQAIESATMVIRELDLPMTPEEFLQECKKGESIFADCQLLPGARRLVEHLHQHKIPIALATSSGEESYHCKVDKHHTEFFSLFPYKTFGSSDPSVKNGKPHPDIFLVTAMKFPDKPVPEKCLVFEDAVNGVKAAVAAGMQVVMVPDPRIDKSLTKEATLVLSSLEEFKPELFGLPPFKD, from the exons ATGGATGTTAAACCAGTAACACATGTTCTTTTTGATATGGATGGTTTATTACTAA ataCTGAAGATTTGTACACTAAGCTATTTCAAAACATTGTGTCAAAGTATGGAAAGGAATATACATTTGatgtaaagttaaaaataatgggaACTCAAGCAATTGAAAGTGCTACAATGGTTATCAGAGAACTTGACCTTCCAATGACCCCAGAAGAGTTTCTACAAGAATGTAAAAAAGGAGAAAGTATTTTTGCTGATTGCCAGTTATTGCCAG GTGCTAGACGACTTGTTGAACATTTGCACCAACACAAAATACCCATCGCTTTAGCTACAAGTTCTGGAGAAGAGAGCTACCATTGCAAAGTAGATAAACATCATACAGAATTTTTCTCATTGTTTCCTTACAAAACATTTGGATCCTCAGACCCTTCAGTAAAGAATGGAAAGCCTCATCCAGACATATTTTTAGTAACGGCAATGAAATTCCCTGATAAACCTGTACCCGAAAAa TGTTTAGTATTTGAAGATGCAGTAAATGGTGTAAAAGCTGCCGTCGCAGCTGGTATGCAAGTTGTCATGGTTCCTGATCCTCGTATAGACAAGAGTTTGACCAAAGAGGCTACGCTTGTGCTTAGTTCGTTAGAAGAATTTAAACCAGAACTGTTTGGCCTACCGCCATTCAAAgactag
- the LOC125054134 gene encoding glutamate [NMDA] receptor subunit 1 isoform X1, with translation MWLKLTLAVLCWNSAIADIDRRRNSNPTYYNVGGVLSSNESVAFFKDTISNLNFKDKYVPRGVTYHDYSILMDPNPIMTALNVCKDLIAHRVYAVIVSHPITGDLSPAAVSYTSGFYHIPVIGISSRDSAFSDKNIHVSFLRTVPPYSHQADVWVDVLKHFNYMKVIVIHSSDTDGRAILGRFQTTSQSVDEDVDRKVVVEQVIEFEPGLDSFNEKLIDVRSAQARVFLMYASKTDAEIIFRDATYMNMTTSGYVWMVTEQALDAANAPEGLLGLRLVNATNEHAHIQDSIYVLASAIREMNKTEEINAPPSDCDNSGSIWQTGQVLFDYIRRQRLENGATGHVAFDDHGDRVHAEYDMVNIRAEGEHVAVGKYFYSKETQKMRLELKEHEIIWMGRSSSKPEGFMIPTHLKVVTIEEKPFVYARRVDDILDCTSEEIPCPHFNISEEADQLYCCKGFCMDLLTYLSRAINFTFSLALSPDGQFGSYVFKNISQPGSKKEWTGLIGELVYERADMIVAPLTINPERAEFIEFSKPFKYQGITILEKKPSRSSTLVSFLQPFSNTLWILVMVSVHVVALVLYLLDRFSPFGRFKLANIDGTEEDALNLSSAIWFAWGVLLNSGIGEGTPRSFSARVLGMVWAGFAMIIVASYTANLAAFLVLERPKTKLSGINDARLRNTMENLTCATVKGSAVDMYFRRQVELSNMYRTMEANNYDNAELAIQDVKDGKLMAFIWDSSRLEFEAAQDCELVTAGELFGRSGYGVGLQKGSPWADLVTLAILDFHESGIMESFDNKWILQNNMLNCEENEKTPNTLGLKNMAGVFILVLAGIIGGIVLIVIEVVYKKHQIKKQKRMEIARHAADRWRGAVEKRKTLRAAILPSQRRAKSNGLKEAGSISLVVDRGARRRDEVPRIPRYSPAYTPDVSHLVI, from the exons ATGTGGCTGAAACTTACGCTGGCAGTGCTCTGCTGGAATTCAGCAATTGCTGATATCGACAGACGCCGGAACTCAAATCCTACTTATTACAATGTTGGCGGGGTTCTATCAAGTAACGAGTCGGTTGCATTCTTCAAAGATACAATATCT AATCTAAACTTCAAGGATAAGTATGTGCCTCGCGGTGTGACCTACCATGATTACTCAATTTTGATGGACCCTAATCCAATTATGACAGCGCTTAATGTCTGTAAGGATCTCATTGCTCATCGG gTCTACGCAGTAATAGTATCCCATCCAATAACAGGCGACCTCTCACCCGCTGCAGTATCTTACACCAGCGGTTTCTACCATATACCGGTTATTGGGATTTCTTCCAGGGACTCGGCATTTTCCGACAAAAATATTCATGTATCATTTCTACGTACCGTACCGCCATACTCCCATCAGGCTGACGTGTGGGTGGATGTTCTAAAACATTTCAATTACATGAAAGTAATTGTTATACACAGCTCCGATACGGATGGTAGAGCCATCTTGGGACG ATTTCAAACTACATCACAAAGTGTAGACGAAGATGTTGACAGAAAAGTTGTCGTTGAACAGGTGATTGAATTTGAGCCAGGTTTAGACTCATTTAACGAGAAACTTATTGATGTCAGAAGTGCACAAGCTAGAGTATTTCTTATGTATGCAAG TAAAACAGATGCCGAGATAATCTTCCGTGATGCAACGTACATGAACATGACTACATCTGGCTACGTATGGATGGTCACAGAACAAGCATTAGATGCCGCTAATGCTCCTGAGGGACTTCTGGGATTAAGGCTGGTAAACGCCACTAACGAACACGCTCATATACAGGATTCTAT ATATGTCCTAGCATCAGCAATACGCGAAATGAACAAAACTGAAGAGATAAACGCTCCACCATCGGATTGTGACAATTCTGGCTCGATATGGCAGACTGGACAGGTTCTTTTTGATTATATAAGAAGGCAAAGGTTAGAAAATGGTGCTACTGGACATGTGGCCTTTGATGACCATGGCGATAGAGTCCATGCGGAGTACGACATGGTCAATATAAGAGCTGAAGGCGAGCATGTAGCAgttggaaaatatttttattctaag GAAACTCAAAAAATGCGCCTCGAACTGAAGGAACACGAAATCATATGGATGGGACGCAGCTCTTCTAAGCCTGAAGGATTTATGATTCCGACACATTTGAAG GTAGTAACTATAGAAGAGAAACCTTTTGTATACGCCCGTCGAGTTGATGATATTCTCGATTGCACTAGCGAAGAAATTCCTTGTCCACATTTCAATATTAGCGAGGAAGCTG ATCAATTGTACTGCTGCAAGGGGTTCTGTATGGACCTTCTAACCTATTTGTCACGAGCTATAAACTTTACATTTTCGTTAGCACTATCCCCTGATGGACAGTTCGGGTCTTATGTATTTAAGAATATCTCTCAACCAGGATCGAAGAAGGAATGGACTGGACTTATTG GCGAATTAGTATATGAACGCGCTGATATGATTGTTGCGCCGTTGACAATAAATCCCGAACGTGCTGAATTCATTGAGTTTAGCAAACCATTTAAATATCAAGGCATTACTATTTTGGAAAAGaag CCATCAAGATCATCGACGCTTGTATCATTCTTGCAACCATTTTCAAATACATTATGGATTTTGGTGATGGTATCGGTTCACGTTGTGGCCTTAGTACTTTACTTGTTGGATAGATTCTCACCATTCGGTCGGTTTAAATTGGCTAATATTGATGGTACTGAAGAGGATGCATTGAACTTGTCCAGTGCGATTTGGTTTGCGTGGGGAGTTTTACTCAACAGTGGAATTGGAGAAG GAACTCCCCGCAGTTTCTCCGCCCGCGTTTTAGGTATGGTATGGGCCGGTTTTGCGATGATCATAGTAGCATCATACACAGCTAACTTGGCTGCTTTCCTCGTGCTTGAAAGGCCCAAAACTAAGTTAAGTGGCATTAATGACGCAAGG CTTCGTAACACAATGGAGAACTTGACATGCGCAACGGTGAAAGGTTCGGCTGTGGATATGTACTTCCGTCGGCAGGTGGAATTGTCGAATATGTATCGTACTATGGAAGCCAATAACTATGACAATGCTGAACTGGCTATTCAAGATGTTAAGGACGG gaAGTTAATGGCGTTCATTTGGGATTCTTCACGTCTAGAATTTGAAGCTGCGCAGGATTGCGAACTTGTGACCGCTGGGGAACTGTTTGGAAGGTCAGGCTATGGGGTTGGACTGCAAAAGGGATCCCCATGGGCAGATTTAGTTACACTGGCGATATTGGACTTTCATGAAA GCGGTATAATGGAATCGTTCGATAACAAGTGGatattacaaaacaacatGTTAAATTGCGAGGAAAACGAAAAAACGCCAAACACTTTGGGTTTAAAAAACATGGCGGGCGTATTTATATTGGTACTAGCTGGTATAATCGGCGGAATTGTCCTCATTGTTATAGAAGTCGTGTATAAAAAGCatcaaataaagaaacagAAGAGAATGGAAATAGCACGACACGCGGCCGATCGCTGGCGTGGCGCAGTCGAG AAGCGAAAGACATTACGAGCGGCAATATTACCATCACAGAGGCGTGCCAAATCAAATGGTTTGAAGGAAGCTGGGAGTATAAGTCTCGTTGTTGATAGAGGAGCTAGAAGAAGGGACGAAGTGCCACGTATACCACGTTACAGTCCCGCCTATACTCCCGATGTATCCCATCTAGTTATATAA
- the LOC125054134 gene encoding glutamate [NMDA] receptor subunit 1 isoform X2, protein MWLKLTLAVLCWNSAIADIDRRRNSNPTYYNVGGVLSSNESVAFFKDTISNLNFKDKYVPRGVTYHDYSILMDPNPIMTALNVCKDLIAHRVYAVIVSHPITGDLSPAAVSYTSGFYHIPVIGISSRDSAFSDKNIHVSFLRTVPPYSHQADVWVDVLKHFNYMKVIVIHSSDTDGRAILGRFQTTSQSVDEDVDRKVVVEQVIEFEPGLDSFNEKLIDVRSAQARVFLMYASKTDAEIIFRDATYMNMTTSGYVWMVTEQALDAANAPEGLLGLRLVNATNEHAHIQDSIYVLASAIREMNKTEEINAPPSDCDNSGSIWQTGQVLFDYIRRQRLENGATGHVAFDDHGDRVHAEYDMVNIRAEGEHVAVGKYFYSKETQKMRLELKEHEIIWMGRSSSKPEGFMIPTHLKVVTIEEKPFVYARRVDDILDCTSEEIPCPHFNISEEADQLYCCKGFCMDLLTYLSRAINFTFSLALSPDGQFGSYVFKNISQPGSKKEWTGLIGELVYERADMIVAPLTINPERAEFIEFSKPFKYQGITILEKKPSRSSTLVSFLQPFSNTLWILVMVSVHVVALVLYLLDRFSPFGRFKLANIDGTEEDALNLSSAIWFAWGVLLNSGIGEGTPRSFSARVLGMVWAGFAMIIVASYTANLAAFLVLERPKTKLSGINDARLRNTMENLTCATVKGSAVDMYFRRQVELSNMYRTMEANNYDNAELAIQDVKDGKLMAFIWDSSRLEFEAAQDCELVTAGELFGRSGYGVGLQKGSPWADLVTLAILDFHESGIMESFDNKWILQNNMLNCEENEKTPNTLGLKNMAGVFILVLAGIIGGIVLIVIEVVYKKHQIKKQKRMEIARHAADRWRGAVEVNRAKVIQLESDVGEKTRIQYIH, encoded by the exons ATGTGGCTGAAACTTACGCTGGCAGTGCTCTGCTGGAATTCAGCAATTGCTGATATCGACAGACGCCGGAACTCAAATCCTACTTATTACAATGTTGGCGGGGTTCTATCAAGTAACGAGTCGGTTGCATTCTTCAAAGATACAATATCT AATCTAAACTTCAAGGATAAGTATGTGCCTCGCGGTGTGACCTACCATGATTACTCAATTTTGATGGACCCTAATCCAATTATGACAGCGCTTAATGTCTGTAAGGATCTCATTGCTCATCGG gTCTACGCAGTAATAGTATCCCATCCAATAACAGGCGACCTCTCACCCGCTGCAGTATCTTACACCAGCGGTTTCTACCATATACCGGTTATTGGGATTTCTTCCAGGGACTCGGCATTTTCCGACAAAAATATTCATGTATCATTTCTACGTACCGTACCGCCATACTCCCATCAGGCTGACGTGTGGGTGGATGTTCTAAAACATTTCAATTACATGAAAGTAATTGTTATACACAGCTCCGATACGGATGGTAGAGCCATCTTGGGACG ATTTCAAACTACATCACAAAGTGTAGACGAAGATGTTGACAGAAAAGTTGTCGTTGAACAGGTGATTGAATTTGAGCCAGGTTTAGACTCATTTAACGAGAAACTTATTGATGTCAGAAGTGCACAAGCTAGAGTATTTCTTATGTATGCAAG TAAAACAGATGCCGAGATAATCTTCCGTGATGCAACGTACATGAACATGACTACATCTGGCTACGTATGGATGGTCACAGAACAAGCATTAGATGCCGCTAATGCTCCTGAGGGACTTCTGGGATTAAGGCTGGTAAACGCCACTAACGAACACGCTCATATACAGGATTCTAT ATATGTCCTAGCATCAGCAATACGCGAAATGAACAAAACTGAAGAGATAAACGCTCCACCATCGGATTGTGACAATTCTGGCTCGATATGGCAGACTGGACAGGTTCTTTTTGATTATATAAGAAGGCAAAGGTTAGAAAATGGTGCTACTGGACATGTGGCCTTTGATGACCATGGCGATAGAGTCCATGCGGAGTACGACATGGTCAATATAAGAGCTGAAGGCGAGCATGTAGCAgttggaaaatatttttattctaag GAAACTCAAAAAATGCGCCTCGAACTGAAGGAACACGAAATCATATGGATGGGACGCAGCTCTTCTAAGCCTGAAGGATTTATGATTCCGACACATTTGAAG GTAGTAACTATAGAAGAGAAACCTTTTGTATACGCCCGTCGAGTTGATGATATTCTCGATTGCACTAGCGAAGAAATTCCTTGTCCACATTTCAATATTAGCGAGGAAGCTG ATCAATTGTACTGCTGCAAGGGGTTCTGTATGGACCTTCTAACCTATTTGTCACGAGCTATAAACTTTACATTTTCGTTAGCACTATCCCCTGATGGACAGTTCGGGTCTTATGTATTTAAGAATATCTCTCAACCAGGATCGAAGAAGGAATGGACTGGACTTATTG GCGAATTAGTATATGAACGCGCTGATATGATTGTTGCGCCGTTGACAATAAATCCCGAACGTGCTGAATTCATTGAGTTTAGCAAACCATTTAAATATCAAGGCATTACTATTTTGGAAAAGaag CCATCAAGATCATCGACGCTTGTATCATTCTTGCAACCATTTTCAAATACATTATGGATTTTGGTGATGGTATCGGTTCACGTTGTGGCCTTAGTACTTTACTTGTTGGATAGATTCTCACCATTCGGTCGGTTTAAATTGGCTAATATTGATGGTACTGAAGAGGATGCATTGAACTTGTCCAGTGCGATTTGGTTTGCGTGGGGAGTTTTACTCAACAGTGGAATTGGAGAAG GAACTCCCCGCAGTTTCTCCGCCCGCGTTTTAGGTATGGTATGGGCCGGTTTTGCGATGATCATAGTAGCATCATACACAGCTAACTTGGCTGCTTTCCTCGTGCTTGAAAGGCCCAAAACTAAGTTAAGTGGCATTAATGACGCAAGG CTTCGTAACACAATGGAGAACTTGACATGCGCAACGGTGAAAGGTTCGGCTGTGGATATGTACTTCCGTCGGCAGGTGGAATTGTCGAATATGTATCGTACTATGGAAGCCAATAACTATGACAATGCTGAACTGGCTATTCAAGATGTTAAGGACGG gaAGTTAATGGCGTTCATTTGGGATTCTTCACGTCTAGAATTTGAAGCTGCGCAGGATTGCGAACTTGTGACCGCTGGGGAACTGTTTGGAAGGTCAGGCTATGGGGTTGGACTGCAAAAGGGATCCCCATGGGCAGATTTAGTTACACTGGCGATATTGGACTTTCATGAAA GCGGTATAATGGAATCGTTCGATAACAAGTGGatattacaaaacaacatGTTAAATTGCGAGGAAAACGAAAAAACGCCAAACACTTTGGGTTTAAAAAACATGGCGGGCGTATTTATATTGGTACTAGCTGGTATAATCGGCGGAATTGTCCTCATTGTTATAGAAGTCGTGTATAAAAAGCatcaaataaagaaacagAAGAGAATGGAAATAGCACGACACGCGGCCGATCGCTGGCGTGGCGCAGTCGAGGTAAATCGCGCAAAAGTCATCCAATTGGAATCTGATGTCGGCGAAAAAACtagaatacaatatatacatta A
- the LOC125054017 gene encoding uncharacterized protein LOC125054017 has translation MSFVKLYLFVCVCVAITLGKQAEKRSASGWDVAGLFPVGSLIQVAQTNGIGHSSSDSSSDVAGAIAAAKAAAAAVMAAQRQVAAAKHAALEQQSYASAKEAESAHAAHKSEEAARIARAHALEAAQSAVHSQAQLASAKARAATAQKIAAAHEAAAARAIQQAANKQAARLQSADLEALKLSVLQSSGAAGAAGAAQHAASAAAAALRPWNPAWSTWTPTSRPWAWS, from the exons ATGAGTTTTGTAAAATTg TATTTGTTTGTGTGTGTCTGCGTCGCTATAACGCTAGGCAAGCAAGCGGAGAAGAGGAGTGCTTCAGGATGGGATGTCGCCGGTTTGTTTCCTGTGGGAAGTTTAATCCAAGTTGCTCAGACGAATGGGATTGGACATTCTTCCAGTG ACTCGAGCTCGGATGTAGCTGGTGCAATAGCAGCAGCAAAAGCCGCAGCGGCAGCAGTAATGGCTGCCCAGCGACAGGTCGCAGCTGCTAAACACGCTGCACTAGAGCAGCAGAGCTATGCCAGTGCTAAAGAGGCTGAATCTGCTCACGCGGCTCATAAAAG TGAAGAGGCTGCGCGTATTGCCCGCGCGCACGCGCTCGAAGCAGCTCAATCAGCTGTGCATTCTCAAGCGCAGCTCGCCTCTGCTAAAGCTCGTGCGGCCACAGCGCAGAAAATCGCCGCAGCTCATGAAGCCGCTGCGGCTAGAGCAATACAACAGGCTGCTAACAAGCAAGCTGCGAGACTGCAGAGTGCTG ATCTGGAAGCCCTGAAGTTATCGGTGCTGCAAAGTTCTGGAGCAGCTGGAGCGGCGGGTGCTGCTCAACATGCTGCTTCTGCTGCCGCTGCAGCGCTTCGTCCCTGGAACCCTGCCTGGTCTACATGGACCCCAACCTCCAGGCCATGGGCTTGGTCTTAA